Proteins found in one Oncorhynchus keta strain PuntledgeMale-10-30-2019 chromosome 2, Oket_V2, whole genome shotgun sequence genomic segment:
- the LOC118398215 gene encoding mitochondrial pyruvate carrier 1: MAGTLARKAVDHLKSKEFREYLMSTHFWGPVANWGLPIAAISDMKKSPEIISGRMTFALTCYSLLFMRFAYKVQPRNWLLFACHLTNETAQLIQGSRLIKYNMEKKSS, from the exons ATGGCAGGTACTTTGGCACGTAAAGCTGTTGACCATCTTAAAAGCAAGGAGTTCAGAGAGTATCTCATGAG CACA CACTTCTGGGGACCTGTGGCCAACTGGGGTCTGCCCATAGCTGCCATCAGTGACATGAAGAAAAGCCCTGAGATTATCAGTGGCAGAATGACCTTTG CTCTGACCTGCTACTCACTCCTGTTTATGAGGTTTGCATACAAAGTTCAGCCAAGGAATTGGCTCCTCTTTGCTTGCCACCTAACCAATGAGACAGCCCAGCTCATTCAAGGATCGCGACTTATCAAATACAA CATGGAGAAGAAGTCATCTTAG